One window of the Carassius auratus strain Wakin chromosome 20, ASM336829v1, whole genome shotgun sequence genome contains the following:
- the mmachc gene encoding cyanocobalamin reductase / alkylcobalamin dealkylase, with product MAISSERVEDLIGTFRESLKAQGFEIYPFKVGWYNAVVSGAHQLSHPADSLALVLLSTPSMFERSFLPFLQSQCCEAVRDPIDQCTAHTVSSSVSLCFPDQSVDVSYDYEMLPTRRPKFLAQTAAHVSGAAYYYQKSDIPNPPWGDRKMFGVCIHPRLGGWFAIRALLVFKDVQVGEELQQKDPPDCVSSQEDRIELLERFNLRWRDWSYRDIIPTEESYSPQQREYFLTPPGQRGALLRQWGYLTQSDTEKQSSTNKHSPKDEPC from the exons ATGGCGATCTCCAGTGAACGCGTGGAGGATCTCATAGGAACCTTCCGTGAGTCGTTAAAAGCTCAAGGTTTTGAAATTTATCCTTTTAAG GTGGGCTGGTACAATGCAGTGGTGTCTGGAGCTCATCAGTTGTCTCACCCAGCAGACTCTCTGGCTCTGGTGCTCCTGAGCACACCGTCCATGTTTGAGCGTTCCTTCCTGCCCTTCTTACAGAGCCAGTGCTGTGAGGCTGTCAGAGACCCCATCGATCAGTGCACCGCTCACACAGTCTCTTCTTCTGTCTCGCTG TGTTTTCCAGATCAGTCTGTGGATGTCAGTTATGATTATGAGATGCTGCCCACCAGAAGACCCAAGTTTCTTGCTCAGACGGCGGCCCACGTATCAGGAGCAGCATATTACTACCAGAAATCAGATATCCCCAATCCACCGTGGGGTGATCGG AAGATGTTTGGAGTTTGTATACACCCCAGGCTGGGGGGCTGGTTTGCTATACGAGCGCTGCTGGTTTTTAAGGATGTGCAAGTGGGAGAAGAACTTCAGCAGAAAGATCCTCCAGACTGTGTGAGTTCACAGGAGGACAGGATTGAACTGCTGGAGCGCTTTAACTTGCGCTGGCGAGACTGGAGCTACAGAGACATCATTCCCACAGAGGAGAGCTACTCCCCTCAACAGAGAGAGTATTTCCTGACTCCTCCAGGACAGCGGGGGGCGCTGCTGAGACAGTGGGGATATCTCACTCAATCTGACACTGAGAAGCAGAGCTCCACAAACAAACATTCTCCCAAAGATGAACCCTGTTGA